From Paenibacillus sp. PK3_47, the proteins below share one genomic window:
- a CDS encoding pseudouridine synthase has translation MRASDKGGKTQRIDKVLSHMGIGSRSDIRKQAKQGLITVNGTVVKDSGVHVDPYRDNIEVNGETVRYREFVYLMMNKPPGVLSATEDKRDRTVLDLLKPEYAQFEPFPVGRLDKDTVGLLLLTNDGKLAHELLSPRKHVPKTYEATVEGDVDAADIAAFAAGVELEDGYVTLPAQLTILGRERGSTTISHISLTITEGKFHQVKRMFIAVGKKVTFLKRVSMGELKLDDTLPLGAVRELTAQELELLTGADSGG, from the coding sequence ATGAGAGCATCAGATAAAGGCGGTAAAACGCAGCGTATTGATAAAGTGCTGTCCCACATGGGGATCGGCTCCCGCAGCGACATCCGCAAGCAGGCGAAGCAGGGATTAATTACTGTGAACGGTACAGTGGTTAAAGACAGCGGGGTTCATGTGGATCCCTACAGAGACAATATAGAAGTGAACGGCGAAACTGTCCGCTACCGTGAGTTCGTTTATCTTATGATGAACAAGCCCCCGGGAGTGCTGTCTGCTACAGAAGATAAGCGGGACAGAACCGTTCTTGATCTGCTGAAGCCGGAGTATGCGCAGTTCGAGCCGTTCCCGGTGGGAAGGCTGGACAAAGACACGGTTGGACTGCTGCTGCTTACCAACGACGGCAAGCTTGCCCATGAACTGCTGTCACCCCGCAAGCATGTGCCTAAGACTTATGAAGCCACTGTAGAGGGCGATGTGGATGCTGCGGATATAGCGGCTTTTGCAGCAGGTGTTGAACTGGAGGACGGGTATGTTACGCTTCCGGCACAGCTGACCATTCTCGGCAGAGAGCGCGGCAGCACTACAATTTCACACATATCGCTGACCATTACCGAAGGCAAATTTCATCAGGTGAAGCGGATGTTTATCGCAGTGGGCAAAAAGGTTACATTTTTGAAGCGGGTATCGATGGGGGAACTGAAGCTGGATGATACGCTGCCCCTGGGAGCCGTACGTGAGTTGACTGCGCAGGAGCTGGAGCTGCTGACGGGAGCAGATAGCGGCGGGTAG
- a CDS encoding Cof-type HAD-IIB family hydrolase encodes MKYKLIALDVDGTLLHDDHSLSDENKQAVAEVTRMGGQIVLCTGRSPQNSIPFMLEMGLSGYVLGHNGAATVRVEDRKIMHQYGMDARGLDPYIDYCRERNIHFDVSTAFDMYVDNVENLTQEANYMYEHFKIIPAALPAWEDFREPVVKFTVFTQREKLDEAQREWGTWTQQYNMLRSGEFFIDFMHPESSKGNALKNLAAELGIAQEEVLSIGNYYNDISMLTYAGMGVAMDNSPLEVKAAANAVTGTNNENGVRDALVKYCLS; translated from the coding sequence ATGAAATACAAGCTGATTGCACTCGACGTAGACGGAACGCTGCTGCATGATGATCACAGCCTAAGCGATGAGAACAAACAGGCGGTGGCAGAGGTAACACGGATGGGCGGACAGATCGTATTATGCACAGGCCGCAGTCCGCAGAATTCGATTCCTTTTATGCTGGAGATGGGTTTGTCGGGATATGTGCTCGGCCACAACGGGGCGGCGACAGTCCGTGTAGAGGACCGCAAAATAATGCATCAGTACGGAATGGACGCGCGCGGGCTGGATCCTTATATTGACTACTGCCGTGAACGGAACATTCATTTTGACGTCAGTACGGCTTTTGATATGTATGTAGATAATGTGGAGAATCTGACCCAGGAAGCTAATTACATGTATGAGCATTTCAAAATTATTCCGGCAGCGCTGCCTGCATGGGAGGATTTCCGCGAACCAGTTGTCAAATTTACCGTCTTCACCCAGCGTGAGAAGCTGGATGAAGCCCAGCGGGAATGGGGAACCTGGACCCAGCAGTACAATATGCTGCGCAGCGGCGAATTTTTCATCGATTTCATGCACCCCGAGTCCTCCAAAGGCAATGCGCTGAAGAATCTGGCTGCAGAGCTCGGAATTGCACAGGAGGAAGTGCTGTCTATCGGCAATTATTATAATGATATTTCTATGCTGACATACGCTGGTATGGGTGTGGCCATGGACAACTCGCCGCTTGAGGTCAAGGCGGCAGCTAATGCGGTTACAGGTACGAATAACGAAAACGGTGTGCGTGACGCACTGGTTAAGTACTGCCTGTCCTGA
- a CDS encoding YjcZ family sporulation protein, translating to MGAVVPGFTSTGAILVLFILLVIISRSLFV from the coding sequence ATGGGTGCAGTAGTTCCTGGCTTTACATCGACAGGTGCGATTCTGGTGCTTTTCATATTGCTCGTCATCATTTCCCGTTCGCTGTTTGTCTAA
- a CDS encoding RsmB/NOP family class I SAM-dependent RNA methyltransferase encodes MTEEQLPAAYTTAMRELLGKEADAFLESYNARRTQGLRFNTLKSLHGSGSKAAEHTVSLFGLTPVPWCPSGYYYEEPARPGRHPYHTAGLYYIQEPSAMSAAELLAPLPGETVLDLAAAPGGKTTHLAALMQGKGLLVSNEIHPERAKILAENVERLGISHALVTSSTPGELSRRFPEVFDKIMLDAPCSGEGMFRKDPSAITEWSPGHVEMCAARQWDILQDAYLMLKPGGSMVYSTCTFNASENEENMARLIETYPDMELITEKRLWPHLEKGEGHFVALLRKKAAAEAAQIRSKRSSNRGKHAPKTGSSVREAYQQFQAWASAELPGFSAHGVPVLFGESLYLLPELFSQTLHTGLLEGLKVPRAGLHAAHLKKNRIEPAHALAMALQPGQAARSYDMEADSPSIYAWLRGESLPVPPELHGWTLVTVDGLPVGWGKASSGQLKNHLPKGLRILKANIEEQ; translated from the coding sequence ATGACAGAAGAACAGCTGCCCGCCGCCTATACCACGGCCATGAGAGAACTGCTGGGTAAGGAAGCGGATGCTTTTCTGGAGAGCTACAACGCACGGCGGACCCAGGGTCTGCGCTTTAACACGCTCAAAAGCCTGCACGGCTCCGGCAGCAAGGCAGCAGAACACACTGTTTCCCTGTTCGGACTTACACCTGTACCGTGGTGCCCGTCAGGGTATTATTATGAGGAACCGGCAAGGCCGGGAAGGCATCCTTACCATACCGCCGGACTATATTATATTCAGGAGCCATCCGCAATGTCCGCAGCCGAGCTGCTTGCCCCGCTTCCCGGCGAGACCGTGCTTGACCTCGCTGCCGCACCCGGCGGGAAGACCACACATCTTGCGGCACTAATGCAGGGTAAAGGTCTGCTCGTATCTAACGAGATCCACCCTGAGCGGGCAAAGATTCTGGCCGAGAATGTCGAACGGCTTGGAATTTCCCATGCGCTGGTCACCAGCAGCACGCCCGGAGAGTTATCCCGCCGGTTTCCGGAGGTCTTCGACAAGATCATGCTGGATGCTCCCTGCTCGGGTGAGGGCATGTTCCGCAAAGATCCGTCAGCCATAACAGAGTGGTCACCGGGACATGTTGAGATGTGTGCGGCCAGGCAGTGGGACATCCTGCAGGATGCTTACCTGATGCTGAAGCCCGGCGGCAGTATGGTCTATTCCACCTGTACCTTTAACGCCAGTGAAAATGAAGAGAATATGGCCCGGCTGATTGAGACCTACCCGGACATGGAGTTAATTACCGAGAAACGGCTGTGGCCGCATCTGGAGAAGGGCGAGGGCCATTTTGTCGCTTTGCTGCGCAAGAAGGCTGCGGCAGAGGCCGCGCAGATCCGCAGCAAACGCAGCAGCAACCGCGGTAAACATGCACCGAAGACAGGTTCCTCCGTGCGCGAGGCCTACCAGCAGTTTCAAGCCTGGGCATCAGCTGAACTGCCAGGCTTCAGCGCCCATGGCGTGCCGGTGCTGTTCGGAGAATCGCTGTACCTGCTTCCGGAGCTGTTCAGTCAGACGCTGCACACCGGACTGCTGGAAGGATTAAAGGTCCCCCGCGCCGGGCTTCATGCCGCCCATCTGAAGAAAAACCGGATTGAACCGGCCCACGCTCTGGCCATGGCGCTTCAGCCCGGACAAGCTGCCCGCAGCTACGATATGGAAGCAGACAGTCCGTCCATTTATGCATGGCTGAGAGGCGAAAGCCTGCCTGTCCCTCCGGAACTGCATGGCTGGACCCTCGTAACCGTGGATGGCCTGCCTGTCGGCTGGGGCAAAGCCAGCTCAGGACAGCTCAAGAACCATCTGCCCAAAGGGCTGCGGATCCTCAAAGCCAATATTGAAGAGCAATAG
- a CDS encoding glycosyltransferase family 4 protein yields the protein MNLLQALFFPPEQPGGVSSMIPYLQERFRSSRWDMDLFWLPKRIRGKGREEIVFATFDWTQYGESPVVQKYIQTYRDYIWWTKLRMSKKYDLIHAHHPIAGLAMKRIYPDVPLIQTLHSSYERELILNGVIAEGGLEHQFLVSIYRELEHVSDRLMTVSRAFANYLIPYISEPANIGIIPNGFDEKRFKPVPHDNDIPQLVTVTRLVPAKGIDTLFKACAELKKRNHEYVLHIIGDGPSRAELESLAKELGIYNETIFYGYTLHPEEFMPFFDIFVLPSRAEAFGSVFAEAALSCLALVGTNVGGIPEQIEDGVNGLLVNPDDELALAEALEKVITDPGYRYELSRTAWDKAKSSYSLTRVANELKKTYLQYQPGTKG from the coding sequence ATGAACTTGCTGCAAGCGCTATTCTTTCCTCCGGAGCAGCCCGGTGGTGTCTCTTCCATGATCCCGTATCTCCAGGAGCGCTTCCGTTCCAGCCGCTGGGATATGGACCTGTTCTGGCTGCCCAAGCGGATCCGCGGTAAGGGCCGGGAAGAAATTGTCTTCGCAACCTTTGACTGGACACAGTACGGCGAAAGCCCTGTTGTGCAAAAATATATACAGACCTACAGGGATTATATATGGTGGACAAAGCTGCGGATGAGTAAAAAATACGATCTGATCCATGCGCATCATCCGATTGCGGGCCTTGCCATGAAAAGAATTTATCCGGATGTCCCGCTGATCCAGACGCTGCATTCCAGCTATGAACGCGAGCTGATTCTGAACGGGGTTATTGCCGAAGGGGGCCTGGAGCATCAGTTCCTCGTCTCGATCTACCGTGAGCTGGAGCATGTGAGCGACCGGCTGATGACCGTTTCCCGTGCATTCGCGAATTACTTGATCCCCTATATCAGCGAACCGGCCAATATCGGAATTATTCCGAACGGTTTTGATGAAAAAAGATTCAAGCCTGTGCCGCATGACAATGATATTCCGCAGCTGGTGACGGTCACCCGTCTGGTGCCGGCCAAGGGAATCGATACACTGTTCAAGGCTTGTGCGGAGCTGAAAAAACGGAATCATGAATATGTTCTTCATATTATAGGGGACGGGCCAAGCCGTGCGGAGCTGGAGTCGCTGGCCAAAGAGCTTGGAATATATAATGAAACTATTTTTTACGGATACACACTGCATCCCGAGGAATTTATGCCTTTCTTTGATATCTTTGTGCTGCCTTCGCGGGCGGAAGCCTTCGGATCAGTATTTGCCGAGGCGGCGCTCAGCTGTCTGGCCCTGGTCGGTACAAATGTCGGAGGGATTCCCGAACAGATCGAAGACGGGGTCAACGGACTGCTCGTGAACCCGGATGATGAACTGGCTTTGGCAGAGGCGCTGGAAAAAGTAATCACCGACCCCGGCTACCGCTATGAGCTGTCACGGACGGCATGGGACAAAGCGAAAAGCTCGTATTCCCTGACCCGGGTAGCCAATGAACTGAAAAAAACCTATCTTCAGTATCAGCCCGGGACGAAAGGATGA
- a CDS encoding DNA repair exonuclease, with product MIPFRFLHAADLHLDSRFAGLARLPQAIRSYLRESTFAALGRLVGVAVQEEVDFVVISGDVYDITDASLQGQLRFQEALQELGRHGIEVFLIHGNHDPLDGPRLQTPPPGHVTVFGGREPGQAVARRRSDGKEVAVVSGISYPTAKVTENTALRFSRKPGSSLYHIALLHGNVDGDLQHETYSPCSRRDLIGRGFDYWALGHIHKRSILHERPAIVYPGNIQGRSIKETGPKGCYVVDVSTEGAAELKFRELDFVRWHAVEISIAGLTREAEWISAVEQAVEAIRDSHPGLMSVVRFRLTGRGNVHRVLAEKGALDDLLTELQRRETLRAQRKDYAGLVWTEGFSLESGLAVDRVKLLQEDSFLGEMLRLSGSIGQSTEAMDELTGSALRPLLENQELRRLLSAVTDEEKRSWLDRAAELGITLLSGAEDSMEGTVETGRRDGTEVLITEAYKEEAGGDVPGDNGRAGRSSGMDITGPVREERGEAE from the coding sequence ATGATTCCATTCCGGTTTCTGCATGCCGCGGATCTGCATCTGGACAGCCGGTTTGCCGGTCTGGCCCGGCTTCCGCAGGCTATACGTTCCTACTTACGGGAATCCACCTTTGCCGCCCTCGGGCGGCTTGTTGGCGTGGCTGTCCAGGAGGAAGTGGATTTTGTCGTCATCAGCGGTGATGTATACGATATCACTGACGCTTCGCTGCAGGGGCAGCTCCGATTCCAGGAGGCGCTGCAGGAGCTTGGCCGTCACGGCATTGAAGTGTTCCTGATTCACGGAAACCACGATCCGCTCGACGGCCCCCGTCTTCAGACTCCCCCGCCTGGGCATGTTACCGTATTTGGCGGGAGAGAGCCGGGCCAGGCGGTAGCCCGCCGGAGGAGTGACGGTAAGGAGGTTGCGGTGGTCAGCGGGATTTCTTATCCTACAGCAAAGGTAACAGAGAATACGGCGCTGAGATTCAGCCGCAAACCTGGAAGCAGCCTGTACCATATTGCCCTGCTGCACGGCAATGTCGACGGCGATCTGCAGCATGAAACCTATTCCCCCTGCAGCCGCAGGGATTTGATCGGGCGGGGTTTTGACTACTGGGCATTGGGCCATATCCATAAACGCAGTATTCTGCATGAACGTCCCGCCATCGTCTATCCGGGCAATATTCAGGGACGAAGCATCAAGGAGACCGGTCCAAAGGGCTGTTATGTGGTCGATGTCAGCACGGAGGGGGCCGCAGAGCTCAAATTCCGAGAACTGGACTTTGTCCGGTGGCATGCCGTCGAGATTTCCATTGCAGGCCTGACCCGGGAGGCAGAGTGGATATCTGCTGTGGAGCAGGCTGTTGAAGCAATCCGGGACAGCCATCCGGGACTGATGTCTGTAGTCCGCTTCCGGCTGACAGGACGGGGGAATGTGCATAGAGTGCTTGCGGAGAAAGGCGCGCTGGACGACCTTCTAACAGAGCTGCAGCGCCGGGAGACCCTCCGCGCGCAGCGGAAGGATTATGCCGGTCTGGTCTGGACTGAAGGCTTTTCGCTGGAATCGGGCCTTGCCGTCGACCGGGTAAAGCTGCTTCAGGAAGACAGCTTCCTCGGTGAAATGCTGCGGCTGTCCGGGAGCATAGGCCAGTCAACGGAAGCAATGGACGAGCTGACCGGCAGTGCGCTGAGGCCGCTGCTTGAAAACCAGGAATTGCGCAGGCTGCTGTCGGCAGTTACTGATGAGGAGAAGCGGAGCTGGCTGGACCGTGCGGCAGAGCTGGGAATTACACTGCTCAGCGGAGCAGAAGACAGCATGGAGGGAACTGTGGAAACCGGCAGAAGAGACGGAACTGAAGTGCTGATTACTGAAGCATACAAGGAAGAAGCCGGGGGAGATGTACCTGGAGATAACGGCAGGGCCGGCAGATCATCCGGAATGGACATAACAGGGCCTGTCCGGGAGGAGCGGGGGGAAGCAGAATGA
- a CDS encoding AAA family ATPase: MIIQQLQIGGFGRLHNRELELKEGVTVLYGRNEAGKSTTMQFIRAMLYGIPGRVHPAERYEPVQGGIHGGMLTALDEEGASWRIRRYAAGTEAQGRSEKLNITVSYPGGTVEELGQADLERRLLGGISRSMFRQLFAVSLDELQELGALQSQEMSSYLFHAGMGGGGEIMRAERKLIQETEKLYKPRGKVQEAARILQAIEKLEGQMAESRSYLPRYNENSAALESAEDNLAELEERRKSGGEMLAKLRKAQEIRELWLKRREAELELAGLPVIEAFPENGAERWQLLEGEIRVGEAGIFRLQRQEGEITAGLVESAPDGVLAAQGPLLERLDRRRSSYEDRRAERQRLVSELGALREHLDRILRGIGAGWSKAELAAFSGAAADREAARRYAAAFAGYDRRMEAREAERQSLRSRTAAAAAALQAAERALAGEHASGAAGFAGLAPRRPREVLQLWDELQQAAERWREAQLGGAGPHRSRRSGGAGERRSARDRRLPLAGAALALALPALLWLTGAPPVSAWTALGLLAAADLALWAGLLAERRPGSSPPGHGGDAGAAAAEMLRLQGLLLSGAEPERAFSRQAKMDAGSLEAGMKELRRLMEAWTAWRQRVDKLEGEREACRTEAETLTGQEQALAAEMEQAEAEFMELDESYGTWLRERRLPEGISPEGLPDIFAMAEQGNELLRQMNKLSSRLKDVEEECIGYENEVLELMKKAGHFASGNPAEDAGYTANSGADPSVALLSWLEIRKRDWELLKGEQLRRENMAERLLGVQEELAEKRRELEELKQRREKLLQEGGAEDGEDFLRRASAVQLRTELARSVRQWELAMFGGWEGERAEGLQQLLEHHDAAALAEKRAAAEDAVLQIEEERNALLQHRGKLLQEREYLKERCQEDHALQQLEEQRSALRNLAGQYAVTAIAAELMGRTRRIYEQEKQPQVLQLASAYFAKLTEGEYRRIIMTMGHKELKAEHKDAGLLDSGLLSRGTAEQLYLAIRLALAGTMTRQARLPLLFDDLFVNFDERRLHAALSLIGELSAARQIVMMTCHRHIAEASARLIPGAAVIPV; this comes from the coding sequence ATGATTATTCAGCAGCTGCAGATTGGCGGCTTCGGCCGTCTGCATAACCGTGAGCTGGAGCTTAAAGAAGGCGTTACCGTCCTCTATGGCCGGAATGAAGCCGGCAAAAGTACAACCATGCAGTTTATCCGGGCCATGCTATATGGAATACCCGGCCGGGTGCATCCGGCAGAACGGTATGAGCCGGTGCAGGGCGGAATCCATGGCGGCATGCTGACGGCCCTGGATGAGGAAGGAGCAAGCTGGAGAATCCGCCGTTATGCCGCAGGCACAGAGGCACAGGGGCGCAGCGAGAAGCTGAACATTACCGTGAGCTATCCCGGAGGCACAGTGGAGGAGCTGGGACAGGCAGACCTGGAGCGCCGTCTGCTCGGGGGAATCTCCCGCAGCATGTTCCGGCAGCTGTTCGCCGTATCGCTGGATGAGCTTCAGGAGCTTGGCGCCCTGCAGTCCCAGGAAATGAGCAGCTATCTGTTCCATGCCGGTATGGGCGGAGGCGGAGAAATTATGCGGGCTGAGCGGAAGCTGATACAGGAAACAGAGAAGCTGTACAAGCCGCGCGGCAAGGTGCAGGAGGCGGCCAGGATCCTCCAGGCCATTGAGAAGCTTGAAGGGCAAATGGCGGAGAGCCGCTCTTATCTGCCCCGGTATAATGAGAATTCCGCAGCGCTTGAATCCGCTGAAGACAATCTGGCTGAGCTGGAGGAGAGACGCAAGTCGGGCGGTGAAATGCTGGCCAAGCTGCGTAAAGCCCAGGAGATCCGCGAATTGTGGCTGAAACGGCGGGAAGCGGAGCTGGAGCTGGCCGGGCTCCCGGTTATAGAGGCATTTCCCGAGAACGGGGCGGAACGCTGGCAGCTGCTCGAGGGGGAGATCCGCGTCGGCGAAGCGGGCATCTTCCGTCTGCAGCGCCAGGAAGGGGAAATCACCGCCGGGCTTGTGGAGTCTGCCCCGGATGGCGTGCTGGCAGCTCAGGGGCCGCTGCTGGAACGGCTGGACCGCCGCCGTTCCAGCTATGAGGACCGGCGCGCGGAGCGGCAGCGCCTGGTCAGTGAGCTCGGCGCGCTGCGGGAGCATCTGGACCGCATTCTGCGCGGCATCGGCGCAGGCTGGAGCAAGGCGGAGCTTGCGGCCTTCTCCGGTGCGGCGGCGGACCGTGAAGCCGCAAGACGCTACGCGGCCGCATTCGCCGGGTACGACCGGCGGATGGAGGCCCGGGAAGCGGAGCGGCAGAGCCTCCGCTCCCGGACCGCTGCCGCCGCCGCTGCGCTGCAGGCGGCGGAGCGCGCGCTTGCGGGTGAGCACGCAAGCGGCGCCGCAGGCTTCGCGGGCCTCGCTCCGCGCAGGCCGCGGGAAGTGCTGCAGCTGTGGGACGAGCTGCAGCAGGCCGCCGAGCGCTGGCGCGAAGCGCAGCTCGGCGGCGCAGGGCCGCACCGCAGCCGGCGCAGCGGCGGTGCGGGAGAACGCCGGTCCGCGCGCGACCGGCGGCTGCCTTTGGCGGGCGCAGCGCTGGCGCTGGCGCTGCCCGCCCTGCTGTGGCTGACCGGTGCGCCGCCGGTCAGCGCCTGGACCGCGCTGGGCCTGCTGGCCGCCGCGGACCTGGCCCTGTGGGCCGGCCTGCTGGCGGAGCGCAGGCCGGGTTCGTCCCCGCCGGGGCACGGCGGGGACGCGGGCGCAGCCGCAGCCGAGATGCTGCGGCTGCAGGGGCTGCTGCTCTCCGGGGCGGAGCCGGAGCGCGCCTTCAGCCGGCAGGCGAAGATGGATGCCGGCTCGCTGGAAGCCGGCATGAAGGAGCTGCGCCGGCTGATGGAGGCCTGGACCGCCTGGCGGCAGCGCGTCGATAAGCTGGAGGGAGAGCGGGAGGCCTGCCGGACGGAAGCGGAGACTTTAACCGGTCAGGAGCAGGCGCTGGCAGCTGAAATGGAGCAGGCCGAGGCTGAATTCATGGAGCTGGATGAAAGTTATGGAACCTGGCTGCGCGAACGCAGGCTGCCTGAGGGGATTTCGCCGGAAGGGCTGCCGGATATCTTCGCCATGGCGGAGCAGGGGAATGAGCTGCTCCGCCAGATGAACAAGTTGTCTTCACGGCTTAAAGATGTAGAAGAAGAATGTATAGGCTATGAGAATGAAGTGCTGGAGCTGATGAAAAAAGCAGGACACTTTGCATCTGGTAACCCGGCAGAGGATGCGGGCTACACTGCAAATTCCGGTGCAGATCCTTCAGTGGCACTGCTTAGCTGGCTGGAAATACGCAAACGGGACTGGGAGCTTCTGAAGGGAGAGCAGCTGCGCCGGGAAAACATGGCTGAACGGCTCCTTGGGGTGCAGGAAGAACTTGCGGAGAAACGCCGGGAGCTTGAAGAACTTAAGCAGCGGAGGGAAAAACTGCTGCAGGAAGGCGGCGCGGAGGACGGCGAGGATTTTTTGCGCCGGGCTTCAGCTGTGCAGCTGCGCACGGAACTGGCCAGATCTGTCCGCCAGTGGGAGCTGGCGATGTTCGGCGGCTGGGAAGGTGAGCGGGCAGAGGGATTACAGCAGCTCCTTGAGCACCATGATGCTGCTGCGCTTGCGGAGAAGCGCGCCGCTGCGGAAGACGCGGTATTACAGATTGAAGAAGAACGAAATGCGCTGCTTCAGCACCGGGGCAAGCTGCTGCAGGAACGCGAATATCTGAAGGAGCGCTGCCAGGAGGATCATGCGCTGCAGCAGCTGGAGGAGCAGCGGTCTGCACTCCGGAATCTGGCCGGGCAGTATGCCGTAACGGCGATCGCTGCCGAGCTGATGGGCCGGACACGGCGGATCTATGAGCAGGAGAAGCAGCCGCAGGTACTGCAGCTGGCCTCTGCTTACTTCGCCAAGCTGACGGAAGGGGAATACCGGCGGATCATTATGACGATGGGCCATAAAGAACTGAAAGCGGAGCATAAGGATGCCGGGCTGCTGGACAGCGGACTGCTCAGCCGGGGAACAGCGGAACAGCTGTATCTGGCGATCCGTCTGGCCCTGGCCGGGACGATGACCCGGCAGGCCCGTCTGCCGCTCCTGTTCGACGACCTGTTCGTTAACTTTGATGAACGGCGCCTGCATGCAGCGCTGTCTCTGATCGGTGAGCTGTCGGCTGCGCGCCAGATTGTAATGATGACCTGTCACCGGCATATTGCTGAAGCGTCGGCACGGCTGATTCCGGGAGCGGCTGTCATCCCCGTGTAA